The Prevotella melaninogenica ATCC 25845 genome includes a window with the following:
- a CDS encoding oligosaccharide flippase family protein produces MIRVKDIITRINSSSISRRMGQGLVWSFTGTALAKFLTLLVGIICAHILQKEAYGEFSMVRSTINMFIVLGSAGLGVTSTKYIAEYREKQADKIPAVYAATNYFGLLMAIITAILILLGAPFIANNILHHPSIVLPVRVGAVLLFFSIINGVQNGALMGFENFKAIAINTLLGSVLESVLTIFGAYYFGVNGAILGFGMGFILIFVTNHLSINKNFSAIHIKKLSIKKLHLKDFSILYTYSLPAALSALLITPSFWLIRSILVRAEGFQELAVFEAADQWKVIILFVPTAFSQIVLPILSSLHKEKTSFVSTLKYNMLIVGVTALLLSIGVMLFGGFIMRLYGATYDNSVPVQILAISTIFSALANVLEMAVYSLGKMWQCFAINIVWALLMVGCSYYLCMRGEGANGLSMAVLISYVVSFLMFLVYTIIVVRKEVK; encoded by the coding sequence ATGATTAGAGTTAAGGATATCATAACGCGTATAAACTCATCTTCTATATCACGAAGAATGGGGCAAGGACTGGTGTGGTCGTTCACAGGAACGGCTTTAGCGAAGTTCCTTACCTTACTCGTTGGTATCATCTGTGCCCATATTTTGCAGAAAGAAGCATACGGAGAGTTCTCTATGGTGCGCTCTACTATTAATATGTTTATTGTGCTTGGCTCTGCAGGATTAGGTGTTACGTCAACTAAGTATATTGCAGAATATAGGGAGAAGCAGGCTGATAAGATTCCTGCTGTCTATGCTGCGACAAACTACTTCGGACTTTTAATGGCTATCATAACGGCAATCCTGATACTGTTAGGCGCACCGTTCATTGCTAATAACATCCTTCACCATCCAAGTATCGTATTACCAGTAAGGGTAGGAGCAGTCTTATTGTTCTTTTCTATCATCAATGGTGTACAGAATGGAGCCTTGATGGGCTTTGAAAACTTCAAAGCAATCGCTATCAATACATTGTTGGGAAGTGTCTTAGAATCGGTTTTAACGATTTTTGGAGCATATTATTTTGGTGTCAATGGAGCTATTCTTGGTTTCGGAATGGGATTCATCTTGATATTTGTTACGAATCATCTTTCTATCAATAAGAACTTTTCAGCTATTCATATAAAGAAGTTAAGCATAAAGAAACTTCATCTAAAGGACTTCTCTATCTTATATACTTATAGCCTTCCAGCAGCTTTGTCGGCACTGCTTATTACCCCTTCGTTCTGGTTGATACGCTCAATACTTGTGCGTGCAGAGGGCTTTCAGGAACTTGCAGTCTTCGAAGCAGCTGACCAGTGGAAAGTTATTATCTTGTTTGTTCCCACAGCCTTCAGTCAGATAGTTCTGCCAATCCTATCCAGTTTGCATAAGGAAAAGACCTCCTTCGTCTCTACTTTGAAGTATAATATGCTGATAGTAGGTGTTACGGCACTGTTACTATCTATCGGAGTGATGCTCTTTGGCGGTTTTATTATGAGACTATACGGAGCAACTTATGACAATTCCGTACCTGTACAGATACTTGCAATCTCAACAATATTCTCCGCTTTAGCTAATGTTCTTGAGATGGCAGTATACAGTCTTGGTAAGATGTGGCAATGTTTTGCTATTAATATTGTCTGGGCTTTACTGATGGTAGGATGCTCTTACTATCTTTGTATGAGAGGCGAAGGGGCTAATGGCTTGTCAATGGCTGTATTGATCTCATACGTTGTGTCCTTCCTTATGTTCTTGGTGTACACAATTATCGTTGTTAGAAAGGAGGTAAAGTGA
- a CDS encoding ligase: protein MSEKVRYILFALFLFLTQILGTGIVPMGLFALSLLMIFSPTTFLRSLRYTPIFFLFICLSLGVGFYFALCNGLKPWNIAYWGQFYFLCILLLGVKDKKSCLEALRVFVFIIFILDFGTNLLFLVGVNVPWTELPPVRPGEALARFPGFKGNALYSGSITFVSACYMLNQKKVNKLVFYIGLASMVGNLILSGSYRYLIIGAVVATMYYLRLYRSKIMMVGMYVSSIVIVFMATLVTMFSNLSNFYRAFIWFHFLKEIAKDPWIGHGFFNIHLDENQDFSTPSHLIANGVTESCILTLGYSFGVIVLLFFLVSIVKTLLRYKAYRRYSVELGLFIGLTLDLFWGGSFDNTYTFALLLLSWYLINETACKRELNEDIHDSNTDV, encoded by the coding sequence ATGTCAGAGAAGGTTCGTTATATCTTATTTGCACTCTTTCTTTTCCTTACACAGATACTGGGTACAGGCATTGTTCCAATGGGATTGTTCGCCCTTTCGCTGTTAATGATATTCTCACCTACCACCTTTCTACGTAGTCTGAGATATACCCCAATCTTCTTTTTATTCATCTGTCTCTCCTTGGGAGTCGGCTTTTACTTTGCGTTATGCAATGGTCTGAAACCTTGGAATATAGCTTATTGGGGACAATTCTATTTCCTTTGTATTCTCCTCTTGGGTGTTAAGGATAAGAAGTCGTGCTTGGAAGCGTTGCGTGTCTTCGTTTTTATCATCTTTATTCTTGACTTTGGAACGAATCTCTTGTTCCTTGTCGGTGTGAATGTACCCTGGACAGAGCTGCCACCAGTGCGTCCTGGCGAAGCACTTGCACGTTTCCCAGGCTTTAAGGGTAATGCCTTATATTCAGGAAGTATCACCTTTGTGAGTGCTTGTTATATGCTCAACCAGAAGAAGGTGAATAAACTTGTCTTCTACATAGGACTTGCGTCGATGGTAGGCAACCTTATCTTGTCTGGTTCGTATCGCTATCTTATCATCGGAGCGGTCGTTGCAACGATGTATTATCTGCGTCTGTATAGAAGTAAGATTATGATGGTTGGAATGTATGTTTCAAGTATTGTCATCGTGTTTATGGCAACACTTGTCACGATGTTCTCTAATCTAAGTAACTTCTATCGAGCGTTTATTTGGTTCCATTTCTTAAAAGAGATAGCAAAAGACCCATGGATAGGACATGGCTTCTTTAATATCCATTTGGACGAAAACCAAGACTTTAGTACGCCTTCTCATTTGATAGCCAATGGCGTGACGGAGTCTTGTATCTTGACACTTGGCTATAGCTTTGGTGTCATCGTCTTGTTATTCTTCCTCGTAAGTATTGTCAAAACATTGTTGAGATATAAAGCATACCGACGTTATTCAGTAGAGTTAGGATTGTTTATCGGTTTAACTTTGGACCTCTTTTGGGGTGGAAGCTTCGACAATACCTATACCTTTGCGTTATTGTTATTAAGTTGGTATCTGATTAATGAGACTGCTTGTAAAAGAGAACTGAATGAAGACATTCACGATAGTAATACCGACGTATAA
- a CDS encoding glycosyltransferase family 2 protein: MKTFTIVIPTYNNLDLFKSAYSSVCKQDFKDYEIVVVDDSTDSSIEDYVSSLNNPVLVYRHHVPSAGAVNNWNHGLQLASGKYVIVLHHDEAFEEDNYLTSLNVQFQKGYEVLVTRVKVFNGGILKPNVFSQAVMKFFIGCPSLLFLCNVIGPCSCIAFKREHITDFDNRLNWLVDVDWYYRLLKGRRRKFLDYLHINSFNDHEDKITNQIDVKQSEVKDIAILNIKYKYHLLLRCCLFINKMVMLYDLKGIIKKLIRK; encoded by the coding sequence ATGAAGACATTCACGATAGTAATACCGACGTATAATAATCTCGACCTTTTTAAGAGTGCATACAGTTCTGTCTGTAAGCAGGATTTTAAGGACTATGAGATTGTTGTAGTAGATGATTCCACTGATTCGTCTATAGAGGATTACGTGTCTTCGCTTAATAATCCGGTTCTTGTTTATCGGCATCATGTTCCCTCAGCAGGCGCAGTGAATAATTGGAATCATGGTTTACAGTTGGCAAGTGGTAAGTATGTTATTGTATTACACCATGATGAGGCTTTCGAAGAAGACAATTATCTGACTTCTCTAAACGTACAATTCCAAAAGGGATATGAGGTGCTTGTGACGCGTGTGAAGGTTTTTAATGGTGGAATTTTAAAGCCAAATGTCTTTTCACAGGCTGTGATGAAATTCTTCATAGGCTGCCCTTCCCTTCTTTTCCTTTGTAATGTTATTGGACCTTGCTCCTGTATTGCTTTTAAGCGAGAGCATATCACAGACTTTGACAACCGCCTTAACTGGCTTGTTGATGTTGATTGGTATTATCGTCTACTAAAGGGAAGGCGCAGAAAGTTCTTAGATTATCTTCATATCAACTCTTTTAACGACCATGAGGATAAGATTACAAATCAGATAGATGTGAAGCAATCGGAGGTGAAAGACATAGCTATTCTCAACATAAAGTATAAGTATCATCTTCTATTAAGATGTTGCTTATTCATCAATAAAATGGTTATGCTCTATGATTTAAAGGGTATAATAAAGAAACTCATCCGCAAATGA
- a CDS encoding alpha-1,2-fucosyltransferase: MKIVKILGGLGNQMFQYALYLSLQESFPKERVALDLSSFHGYHLHNGFELENIFSVTAQKASAADIMRIAYYYPNYLLWRIGKRFLPRRKGMCLESSSLRFDESVLRQEGNRYFDGYWQDERYFAAYREKVLKAFTFPAFKRAENLSLLEKLDENSIALHVRRGDYVGNNLYQGICDLDYYRTAIEKMCAHVTPSLFCIFSNDITWCQQHLQPYLKAPVVYVTWNTGVESYRDMQLMSCCAHNIIANSSFSWWGAWLNQNREKVVIAPKKWLNMEECHFTLPASWIKI; this comes from the coding sequence ATGAAGATAGTAAAGATATTAGGTGGCTTGGGCAATCAGATGTTCCAGTATGCTTTATACCTCTCTCTGCAGGAGTCTTTCCCCAAGGAGCGTGTGGCACTCGACCTTTCCAGCTTCCACGGCTACCACCTGCATAATGGTTTCGAACTGGAGAACATCTTTTCAGTAACGGCTCAAAAGGCTTCAGCTGCTGACATTATGCGCATAGCCTATTACTATCCTAATTATCTTTTATGGCGTATTGGCAAGCGTTTTCTGCCACGTCGTAAGGGAATGTGTTTGGAAAGCTCTTCCCTTCGTTTTGACGAATCGGTGTTGAGGCAAGAAGGGAATAGATACTTTGATGGCTATTGGCAGGATGAAAGATACTTTGCCGCATATCGGGAGAAGGTGTTGAAAGCCTTTACTTTTCCTGCTTTTAAGCGTGCTGAAAACCTATCTTTGTTAGAGAAATTAGATGAAAACAGCATTGCATTACACGTAAGGCGAGGAGATTATGTTGGTAATAATCTTTATCAAGGTATCTGCGACCTCGACTATTATCGCACTGCCATTGAGAAGATGTGCGCTCATGTTACACCCTCACTGTTTTGTATCTTTAGTAATGACATCACATGGTGTCAGCAGCATCTTCAGCCATATCTGAAAGCTCCAGTAGTCTATGTGACATGGAATACAGGTGTTGAGAGTTACCGAGATATGCAGTTGATGTCGTGTTGTGCACATAATATCATCGCAAATTCTTCCTTTTCGTGGTGGGGGGCATGGCTCAATCAGAATCGTGAAAAGGTGGTTATTGCACCTAAGAAATGGTTGAATATGGAAGAATGTCATTTCACTTTGCCAGCGTCATGGATTAAAATCTAA
- a CDS encoding SLBB domain-containing protein produces MKKYILFVLLALCSLNGFAQSSMTDTQVMDFVQKEHKKGTPQAQIVTKLMQSGVDISQIRRVRNIYEKMQKGNAAFGAAKEGTTTDRSRTNNGQTSPTSAPGKSKRQIADATLDDYNNNEQEINRYSEGRISANRSWTNTYDENDGEYLKMQAEMNDWMPQDTAAMYENLLKQLSRNRKKVWGRDIFNNKSLSFEPNMNMALPRNYRIGPGDAVFIDVYGASQKSYQTTVAPDGYVTLEGFGPVQVSGLTVDQANNRIREKIGKRFSSSNIRLSVGQTHTIMVNVVGEVKTPGTYTLSAFATVFNALYMAGGIGDLGTLRNIKVYRGGTLITTVDVYDFLRRGHLSGNVRLADNDVIVVGPYEMLAQISGKVKRPMFYEMKRGESLGTLIGYAGGFAGDAYTRSVRVRRKTGRQYSIFNVNEFDMRNFRVADEDSISVDSVIPRYENMVEIKGAVFRPGMYEVGGRINSVRGLIEAADGLTEVAFAPHAVLHRKKADRTLEVISVDVDGILTGRVADIPIQNEDVLFIPTRTDAQEQRTITIHGEVLYPGIYQYADNESLEDFILQAGGLKQSASTVRVDVSRRVTNPQALTPDSIIARTYSFSLRDGFVIDGAPGFVLEPYDEVYVRKSPGTTNQQNVSIDGEVVFAGNYTLTSRKMRLSDIYKAAGGATELGYIKGARLERRPTPSERIRMENAYKMQLDQQRKNMMDLAIRTKDAGVLQAIEQNNKKVEEKFKVPDVYPVGIELDKAIANPGSDADIVLREGDRIVIPQYNGTVKINGAVMFPNSVGYVEGKSVAYYIDQAGGFASDAKKSNTYILYMNGMLAKVGHNAKVRPGCEIIVPTKVQSKMSLAETLSVGSSAASIAAVIATIANLLK; encoded by the coding sequence ATGAAGAAATATATTCTATTTGTATTACTCGCATTATGTTCTTTGAACGGTTTTGCACAGTCGTCTATGACGGATACGCAGGTAATGGACTTCGTGCAGAAGGAGCATAAGAAAGGTACTCCACAGGCGCAGATTGTCACCAAGCTCATGCAGAGTGGTGTAGACATCTCGCAGATACGCCGTGTGAGAAACATATACGAGAAGATGCAGAAGGGAAATGCTGCTTTCGGAGCTGCAAAAGAGGGTACGACAACGGATCGTAGTCGTACAAATAACGGACAGACAAGTCCTACTTCTGCCCCTGGAAAGAGCAAACGACAAATCGCTGATGCGACACTCGATGATTACAACAACAACGAGCAGGAGATAAACAGATACTCTGAGGGACGTATCTCGGCTAATCGTTCGTGGACAAACACCTACGATGAGAACGATGGTGAGTACCTGAAGATGCAGGCTGAGATGAATGATTGGATGCCACAGGACACTGCTGCGATGTATGAAAACCTACTGAAGCAGCTGAGTCGTAACCGTAAGAAGGTCTGGGGACGTGACATCTTTAATAATAAGAGTCTTTCTTTTGAACCAAACATGAACATGGCACTGCCCCGCAACTACCGTATTGGCCCCGGTGATGCTGTGTTTATCGATGTATATGGTGCTTCACAGAAGTCTTACCAGACAACGGTTGCCCCTGATGGTTACGTCACCTTGGAGGGTTTCGGTCCTGTTCAGGTGAGTGGTTTGACTGTAGATCAAGCGAACAACCGCATCCGTGAGAAGATTGGAAAGCGTTTTAGTAGTTCGAACATACGCCTCTCTGTGGGTCAGACACATACCATTATGGTAAATGTTGTGGGTGAAGTGAAGACCCCAGGAACCTATACACTATCGGCTTTTGCCACTGTCTTCAACGCACTTTACATGGCTGGCGGTATCGGTGACTTAGGAACACTGCGTAATATCAAGGTATATAGAGGAGGAACACTCATCACTACGGTTGACGTATACGACTTCCTTCGTCGCGGTCATCTGAGTGGTAATGTACGCTTGGCTGATAACGACGTCATCGTTGTTGGTCCTTACGAGATGCTTGCACAGATTAGCGGCAAAGTAAAACGCCCAATGTTCTATGAGATGAAACGCGGCGAAAGCCTTGGAACACTCATCGGTTATGCGGGTGGATTTGCTGGTGATGCCTATACACGTTCAGTACGTGTACGCAGAAAGACGGGTCGCCAGTATTCTATCTTCAATGTTAATGAGTTTGACATGCGCAACTTCCGTGTTGCTGACGAAGACTCAATCAGTGTTGACTCGGTTATTCCAAGATACGAAAACATGGTTGAGATCAAGGGAGCCGTGTTCCGTCCGGGTATGTATGAGGTTGGTGGACGTATCAACAGCGTACGTGGATTGATTGAAGCAGCAGACGGATTGACAGAGGTGGCATTTGCTCCTCACGCCGTTTTACACCGCAAGAAGGCTGACCGTACACTGGAGGTTATCTCGGTAGATGTGGACGGAATCCTTACAGGTCGTGTGGCTGACATCCCTATACAAAACGAAGATGTACTCTTCATCCCTACACGTACGGATGCACAGGAGCAACGAACCATAACCATTCATGGTGAAGTACTCTATCCGGGTATCTATCAATATGCTGATAATGAGTCGTTAGAAGACTTCATCCTACAAGCTGGAGGTCTGAAACAGAGTGCCTCTACGGTGAGAGTAGATGTGTCTCGTCGTGTTACAAATCCACAAGCACTTACACCAGACTCTATTATAGCACGTACTTACTCTTTCTCACTGCGTGACGGATTTGTAATAGATGGTGCTCCGGGCTTCGTTCTTGAGCCTTACGATGAGGTGTATGTACGTAAGAGTCCAGGTACAACCAATCAGCAGAATGTTAGTATTGATGGTGAGGTTGTATTTGCAGGAAACTACACACTAACATCAAGAAAGATGCGCCTAAGCGACATCTATAAGGCAGCAGGTGGTGCAACAGAATTAGGATATATCAAAGGTGCACGCTTAGAGCGTCGCCCTACTCCATCCGAACGCATACGAATGGAGAACGCTTATAAGATGCAATTAGACCAGCAACGCAAGAACATGATGGACTTAGCTATCAGAACAAAGGATGCTGGTGTGCTTCAAGCGATAGAGCAGAACAACAAGAAAGTAGAAGAAAAGTTCAAAGTTCCTGACGTATACCCAGTTGGTATCGAGTTAGATAAGGCGATTGCTAATCCAGGAAGTGATGCTGACATCGTTCTTCGCGAGGGCGACCGCATCGTCATCCCACAATATAATGGAACCGTTAAGATCAATGGTGCGGTTATGTTCCCTAACTCTGTCGGTTATGTTGAGGGCAAGAGCGTTGCTTATTATATCGATCAGGCAGGCGGTTTCGCCAGTGATGCGAAGAAGAGCAACACCTATATTCTCTACATGAACGGTATGTTAGCGAAGGTAGGACATAATGCCAAGGTACGTCCAGGCTGCGAAATCATTGTCCCAACAAAGGTACAAAGTAAGATGAGCCTTGCTGAAACCCTCAGTGTCGGTTCAAGTGCTGCCAGCATCGCAGCCGTCATTGCAACAATTGCAAACTTGCTTAAGTAA
- a CDS encoding sugar transferase — protein sequence MRENESHDGMGKLQRCLKRAFDIVGALVGLTICSPLFLLISILITYQSNGPIIFRQIRIGYKGRPFAIFKFRTMSSVVEEEGPQLVAKCDSSNSTRLEQFLRGHHLDELPQLWNVLRGDMSFVGPRPERKFFIDKIIEQTDRYQLIYQMRPGLTSEATLYNGYTDTMEKMLRRMEMDIHYLEHRTLWLDFIIVIKTVLKIVTGKKF from the coding sequence ATGAGAGAAAACGAGAGTCATGATGGCATGGGAAAGCTTCAACGCTGTTTGAAGCGTGCTTTTGACATTGTTGGAGCTCTCGTAGGGCTAACCATCTGCTCTCCTCTATTTCTCCTCATCAGTATTCTTATTACTTATCAAAGCAATGGACCCATCATCTTCCGACAGATACGTATCGGATATAAAGGACGTCCGTTTGCTATCTTTAAGTTTCGTACAATGAGCAGTGTTGTGGAGGAAGAGGGTCCGCAACTTGTTGCAAAATGTGACAGTTCGAACTCTACTCGATTGGAACAGTTCCTGCGTGGGCATCACTTAGACGAACTACCACAACTATGGAATGTGCTCAGAGGCGACATGTCGTTCGTGGGTCCGCGCCCTGAACGTAAGTTCTTTATCGACAAGATTATCGAACAGACCGACCGCTATCAGCTCATCTATCAGATGCGACCGGGGCTTACCTCTGAGGCAACACTCTACAATGGTTATACCGATACAATGGAGAAAATGCTTCGACGAATGGAGATGGACATCCATTACTTGGAACATCGAACCTTGTGGTTAGACTTTATCATCGTCATTAAGACGGTTCTAAAAATTGTTACTGGAAAGAAATTCTAA
- the dinB gene encoding DNA polymerase IV — protein MRKIIHIDMDAFFASVEQRDNPELKGKPIAVGFDGPRGVVSTASYEARPFGVHSAMSMAQAKRRCPQLIVVSSHFDRYKEVSRQIHAVFHEYTDLVEPISLDEAFLDVSENKKGIELAVDIAKEIKQKIFERTSLTASAGISYNKLLAKIASDMRKPNGIFTVHPDRALDFIGKLPIEKLWGVGPKTAERMHSMGVFTGEQLREISREHLVQVFGKMGNVYYDFSRGIDNRPVIVAYERKSVGCERTFLEDLHVESKIIIELYHITLELVERIKTKDFKGRTLTLKLKWDATTQITRSLTQDKILRTKDDILPLAKQLLKDTDYHNRPIRLMGLSVSSPETNEKEGQIRPQWIEGLLPFEENDFAT, from the coding sequence ATGCGTAAAATTATTCACATTGACATGGATGCTTTCTTTGCTTCAGTTGAGCAAAGGGACAATCCTGAACTGAAGGGGAAGCCTATCGCTGTTGGTTTCGATGGTCCACGTGGCGTGGTGTCGACTGCCAGCTACGAGGCTCGTCCTTTTGGTGTTCATTCTGCCATGTCAATGGCGCAGGCGAAAAGGCGTTGTCCGCAGCTGATCGTTGTCTCTTCACATTTCGATAGATACAAAGAAGTGTCACGACAGATTCATGCTGTCTTTCATGAATACACCGATTTGGTTGAGCCAATCTCACTGGATGAGGCTTTTCTTGATGTTTCAGAGAATAAAAAAGGAATAGAATTAGCTGTCGACATAGCAAAAGAAATCAAGCAAAAGATATTCGAGCGCACTTCGCTAACTGCCTCTGCAGGAATAAGCTACAATAAACTGTTGGCTAAGATAGCCTCTGATATGCGCAAACCAAATGGAATCTTCACGGTACATCCCGACCGTGCGCTTGATTTTATCGGTAAGCTCCCCATTGAGAAGCTATGGGGCGTTGGTCCAAAGACGGCTGAGCGAATGCACAGTATGGGCGTCTTTACGGGTGAACAACTACGAGAAATATCGCGAGAACACCTTGTGCAGGTGTTTGGTAAGATGGGTAATGTCTATTATGATTTCTCACGTGGCATTGACAATCGTCCTGTCATCGTTGCCTATGAGCGTAAGTCTGTGGGCTGTGAGCGCACTTTTCTTGAAGATTTACATGTCGAATCGAAGATTATCATCGAACTCTATCACATCACTTTGGAGTTAGTTGAACGAATCAAGACGAAAGATTTTAAGGGTAGAACCCTCACACTAAAACTGAAGTGGGATGCTACAACGCAGATAACACGCAGTCTTACGCAGGATAAAATCCTCCGAACGAAAGATGATATCCTCCCTCTTGCCAAGCAATTATTAAAAGATACGGACTATCACAACCGTCCTATCCGCTTGATGGGACTCTCTGTTTCTTCGCCCGAAACGAACGAAAAAGAAGGACAAATACGCCCTCAATGGATAGAAGGATTGCTTCCTTTTGAAGAAAATGACTTTGCTACGTAA
- the pyk gene encoding pyruvate kinase codes for MKQTKIVCSISDRRCDVDFLRKLFFSGMNVVRMNTAHASPEGIKEIIRNTRTVSQHVALLIDTKGPEVRTTAVDEPIHYKVGDMVKIFGRPDVDSTKDIVNVSYPDFARDVKVGDHVLFDDGALDMVIVESAGPMLVAQVQNEGDLGSRKSVNVPGEHIELPALTEKDKANILLAIEEDIDFIAHSFVRSAADVLAVQKILDEHNSDIKIISKIENQEGVDNIDEIIDASYGIMIARGDLGIEVPIEQIPGIQRSIINKCILKKKPVIVATQMLHTMINNPRPTRAEVTDIANAIYSHTDALMLSGETASGKYPVEAVQTMARIAEAAEQDAHKRGHVTVPMVNQNDQREFLSRSAIEATEQLGVKGIITDSETGQTARNLAAFRGPHPVLAICYKDKVQRWLNLSYGVIAVYQHRYKSNEEMFTAALRMLRQKGYIELEDKIAYLSGTFGVGGGTTFLEINKVGDVFARKYRFHLPEEVDMGEDGE; via the coding sequence ATGAAACAGACAAAGATAGTATGTTCTATTAGCGACCGTCGCTGTGATGTTGACTTCCTAAGAAAGCTTTTCTTCTCAGGTATGAATGTCGTACGTATGAATACGGCACATGCAAGTCCTGAAGGTATTAAGGAGATTATTCGCAATACACGTACTGTGTCTCAGCATGTAGCTTTGCTGATTGATACCAAGGGACCAGAGGTGAGAACCACTGCAGTGGATGAGCCTATTCATTACAAGGTGGGCGATATGGTTAAGATATTCGGTCGTCCTGATGTTGATTCAACAAAGGATATTGTCAATGTTTCTTACCCTGACTTTGCTCGTGATGTGAAGGTTGGCGACCACGTTCTCTTTGATGACGGTGCATTGGATATGGTAATCGTTGAGAGTGCAGGTCCAATGTTAGTCGCACAGGTGCAGAATGAAGGTGATCTTGGCTCACGAAAGAGTGTGAATGTACCTGGTGAACATATTGAACTTCCTGCCTTAACAGAGAAGGATAAGGCTAATATTTTATTGGCAATAGAGGAGGATATCGACTTTATCGCTCACTCTTTCGTTCGTTCAGCAGCTGATGTTCTTGCTGTTCAGAAGATTCTTGACGAGCATAACTCTGATATTAAGATTATCTCAAAGATTGAGAATCAAGAGGGTGTAGACAATATCGACGAGATTATCGATGCTTCATACGGTATCATGATTGCACGTGGTGACTTGGGTATCGAGGTGCCTATCGAGCAGATTCCTGGTATTCAGCGTAGCATTATCAATAAGTGTATCTTGAAGAAGAAGCCTGTTATCGTGGCTACTCAGATGTTACACACGATGATTAACAATCCTCGTCCTACGCGTGCTGAGGTTACTGACATTGCGAATGCTATCTATAGCCACACCGATGCGTTGATGTTGAGTGGTGAGACAGCAAGCGGTAAGTATCCTGTTGAGGCTGTACAGACAATGGCTCGTATTGCTGAAGCAGCGGAGCAGGATGCACATAAGCGTGGACATGTAACTGTTCCGATGGTCAACCAGAATGATCAGCGTGAGTTCTTGTCAAGAAGTGCTATCGAGGCTACTGAACAGTTGGGTGTAAAGGGTATTATCACCGATAGCGAGACAGGTCAGACAGCGCGTAATCTTGCTGCTTTCCGTGGTCCACACCCAGTGTTGGCTATCTGCTACAAGGATAAGGTACAGCGTTGGTTGAACCTTAGCTACGGTGTTATTGCAGTTTATCAGCATCGTTATAAGTCAAATGAGGAGATGTTTACAGCAGCCTTGCGCATGCTTCGTCAGAAGGGTTACATTGAGTTAGAGGATAAGATCGCTTATCTTTCTGGTACGTTTGGCGTAGGTGGTGGCACTACCTTCCTTGAGATTAACAAGGTGGGTGATGTCTTTGCACGCAAGTATCGCTTCCATCTCCCTGAAGAAGTGGACATGGGTGAGGACGGGGAATAA
- the rpiB gene encoding ribose 5-phosphate isomerase B, whose translation MEIKTVGVACDHAGYPLKQFVIQYLEEHKYAYKDFGCNSDLSCDYPDYAHPLAEAIESGEVYPGIAICGSGEGMAIALNKHQGVRAGLVWNKDVAELTRQHNDANVAVLPGRFIDNKTAEKILDAFFKASFEGGRHERRVKKIPVQQG comes from the coding sequence ATGGAAATTAAGACAGTAGGAGTTGCCTGCGACCACGCGGGCTATCCATTAAAGCAGTTCGTTATCCAGTATTTGGAAGAGCACAAGTATGCATATAAGGACTTTGGCTGTAATAGCGATTTAAGTTGCGACTATCCTGACTATGCTCACCCATTGGCTGAAGCCATTGAGAGTGGTGAAGTTTATCCTGGTATCGCTATCTGTGGTAGTGGTGAGGGTATGGCAATTGCACTTAACAAGCACCAAGGTGTACGCGCAGGTTTGGTATGGAACAAGGACGTTGCAGAGTTGACTCGTCAACATAATGATGCAAATGTTGCTGTACTTCCTGGCAGATTTATCGATAATAAGACAGCAGAAAAGATTCTCGATGCGTTCTTCAAAGCAAGCTTCGAGGGTGGCAGACACGAGCGTCGTGTTAAGAAGATTCCTGTTCAACAGGGCTAA